One Streptomyces sp. NBC_01217 genomic region harbors:
- a CDS encoding DUF6412 domain-containing protein: MSGEVNRLRGGLARLLRPAGLLLFLVTEVLLAEGGSLSAAVALAATAAAGSALAVASVISARCAVPVPRTRVRTAMRDREKRTAFLPQRDPDAKGRRRPRAPGRALPTAA; encoded by the coding sequence ATGAGCGGTGAAGTGAACCGTCTGCGCGGTGGCCTCGCCCGGCTGCTCCGCCCCGCGGGGCTGCTGCTCTTCCTCGTCACCGAGGTCCTGCTCGCCGAAGGCGGCAGCCTCTCCGCCGCCGTCGCGCTCGCCGCCACCGCGGCCGCCGGCTCCGCGCTCGCCGTCGCCTCGGTCATCAGCGCCCGCTGCGCCGTCCCCGTACCCCGCACCCGGGTCCGTACGGCCATGCGCGACCGGGAGAAACGCACCGCGTTCCTGCCGCAGCGAGACCCGGACGCCAAGGGGCGCAGACGCCCCCGAGCCCCCGGACGCGCCCTTCCGACGGCCGCGTAG
- a CDS encoding winged helix-turn-helix transcriptional regulator, whose product MALGKDYATQQCSIARALEVIGERWTLLVVRDAFYGVRRYNDFLVHLGAPRAVLATRLQSLIEAGVLEKRRYQESPPRDEYVLTDSGQALWPVVRSLGVWGRDHIPGTRPMRVFVHASCGTELGAYGECPVCARPVPPGDVEMRPGDGLDPDPADPVSRALLAPRRLLRPLESDRR is encoded by the coding sequence ATGGCTCTCGGCAAGGACTACGCGACACAGCAGTGCTCGATCGCCCGCGCACTCGAAGTGATCGGCGAGCGCTGGACCTTGCTGGTGGTGCGCGACGCCTTCTACGGCGTACGCCGGTACAACGACTTCCTCGTCCACCTCGGCGCACCGCGCGCCGTGCTGGCCACCCGGCTCCAGTCGCTCATCGAGGCCGGTGTCCTGGAGAAGCGCCGCTACCAGGAGTCGCCGCCGCGCGACGAGTACGTCCTCACCGACAGCGGCCAGGCCCTCTGGCCCGTCGTCCGCAGCCTCGGTGTGTGGGGGCGCGACCACATTCCCGGCACCCGGCCGATGCGAGTCTTCGTCCATGCCTCCTGCGGTACGGAACTGGGCGCGTACGGCGAATGCCCGGTCTGCGCACGGCCCGTACCGCCCGGGGACGTCGAGATGCGGCCCGGCGACGGACTCGATCCGGACCCCGCCGATCCGGTCAGCCGCGCCCTGCTGGCACCGCGCCGGCTGCTGCGGCCGCTGGAGAGCGATCGCCGCTGA
- a CDS encoding MFS transporter codes for MAQPVRPTETAPAAHQTRDAPPQPRPFSAKTATGTLAATAAATAIALMNYTAPMTAVPGLSAALATPASGRAWLLNGAPLGLAVFLLVAGSLADDYGRRRLFLVGTLALGVTTGLGALATNTLAFTLARVAQGAASAAILAASLGLLVGAFPAGAARIRAIGIWGAFVSAGIALGPLLAGSLGPADWRLPYVVLALAALLTAVLAFRTLEESRAPRDGRPDLAGAAVLGLAMTALLTALTLGRDGWLRAPIGLLLLAALALTAGFVVVERRAAAPLIDLSLLRSRPFLASSAGGLFTGLAVIGLFSYLPTLLQQALGMSALSSAWLFLLWSGTAFVVALQTRRLAGRVAARHQLALGFVLHAVAVLSLLGTLDTAGTTHIDASVWLRLLPALVVSGIGSGLLNAALPRLAVESVPPERAAMGSGANNTARYIGSSAGVALTIAIATTGSGTDGALLLSVGLALLATVSVLLLRERR; via the coding sequence ATGGCCCAGCCCGTCCGCCCCACGGAGACCGCCCCCGCCGCGCACCAGACCCGTGACGCCCCACCGCAGCCCCGGCCCTTCTCCGCGAAGACCGCCACCGGCACCCTCGCCGCCACCGCGGCGGCCACCGCCATCGCGCTGATGAACTACACGGCGCCGATGACGGCCGTCCCCGGCCTCTCCGCCGCCCTCGCCACCCCCGCGTCGGGTCGGGCCTGGCTGCTGAACGGCGCTCCGCTCGGGCTCGCCGTCTTCCTCCTGGTGGCGGGCAGCCTCGCCGACGACTACGGCCGCCGCAGACTCTTCCTCGTAGGCACCCTCGCCCTCGGCGTCACCACCGGCCTGGGCGCGCTCGCGACGAACACCCTCGCCTTCACCCTGGCGCGCGTGGCCCAGGGCGCGGCGAGCGCCGCGATCCTCGCGGCCAGCCTGGGCCTGCTGGTCGGCGCGTTCCCGGCAGGGGCGGCGAGGATCAGGGCGATCGGCATCTGGGGCGCGTTCGTGAGCGCGGGGATCGCCCTCGGCCCGCTGCTCGCGGGCTCGCTCGGCCCCGCCGACTGGCGGCTGCCGTACGTCGTACTGGCACTCGCCGCCCTGCTCACGGCCGTACTCGCGTTCCGTACGCTCGAAGAATCCCGTGCCCCGCGCGATGGCCGCCCCGATCTGGCGGGGGCCGCGGTGCTCGGCCTGGCGATGACGGCGCTGCTGACCGCACTGACGCTCGGCCGGGACGGCTGGCTGCGGGCGCCCATCGGGCTGCTGCTGCTCGCCGCGCTGGCCCTGACCGCCGGGTTCGTGGTGGTGGAGCGCAGGGCCGCGGCCCCGCTGATCGATCTGTCGCTGCTGCGCAGCCGCCCGTTCCTGGCGTCGTCGGCCGGCGGGCTGTTCACCGGCCTGGCGGTGATCGGTCTGTTCAGCTATCTGCCGACGCTGCTCCAGCAGGCGCTGGGGATGTCGGCGCTGAGTTCGGCGTGGCTGTTCCTGCTGTGGTCGGGTACGGCGTTCGTGGTGGCGCTGCAGACGCGACGGCTGGCGGGCCGGGTCGCGGCCCGGCACCAGCTGGCCCTGGGCTTCGTCCTGCACGCGGTGGCGGTGCTGTCGCTGCTGGGCACCCTGGACACGGCGGGCACCACGCACATCGACGCCTCGGTGTGGCTGCGGCTGCTCCCGGCCCTGGTCGTGTCCGGCATCGGCAGCGGACTGCTCAACGCCGCGCTGCCGCGTCTGGCGGTCGAGTCGGTGCCGCCGGAGCGGGCGGCGATGGGTTCGGGCGCGAACAACACGGCCCGGTACATCGGCTCGTCGGCGGGTGTGGCCCTGACGATCGCGATCGCCACGACGGGCTCGGGCACGGACGGAGCGCTGCTGCTGTCGGTGGGCCTGGCCCTGCTGGCGACGGTCAGCGTCCTGTTGCTGCGGGAACGCCGCTGA
- a CDS encoding class E sortase, with translation MRAVRERIPVVVQRNSRGRRIAARGLWTAAEMVVTLGVVLLLLVVHQLWWTNRQARADAEHQVQTLQREWGEPEQWGEREEPEEEPGDGGGRGGGDTRSSPAARAPSPAPRWDQAYAVIHIPRLGLTAPVAQGIGKRGVLDKGYVGHYPRTAQPGQAGNFALAGHRNTHGEPFRYINRLRRGDRIAVETRDSVFTYTVDRTLGQTGAGDSGVIAAVPRSNVKPYPGYSEAGSYVTLTTCTPEFTSRYRLVVWGKLTGVRAR, from the coding sequence GTGCGGGCCGTGCGGGAGCGGATACCGGTCGTGGTGCAGCGGAACTCGCGAGGGCGGCGGATCGCCGCGCGCGGGTTGTGGACGGCTGCCGAAATGGTGGTGACCCTCGGCGTCGTCCTGTTGTTGCTCGTCGTTCATCAACTGTGGTGGACCAACCGGCAGGCCCGTGCCGACGCCGAGCACCAGGTGCAGACGCTGCAACGGGAGTGGGGGGAGCCGGAGCAGTGGGGGGAGCGGGAGGAGCCGGAGGAGGAGCCGGGGGACGGGGGCGGGCGCGGCGGTGGTGATACGCGTTCCTCCCCCGCAGCGCGCGCCCCGTCCCCCGCGCCCCGATGGGACCAGGCGTACGCCGTCATCCACATCCCCCGTCTCGGGCTCACCGCCCCCGTCGCCCAGGGCATCGGCAAACGCGGCGTCCTCGACAAGGGGTACGTCGGGCACTACCCGCGAACCGCGCAGCCCGGCCAGGCCGGGAACTTCGCGCTCGCCGGGCACCGCAACACCCACGGCGAGCCCTTCCGGTACATCAACCGGCTGCGGCGCGGGGACCGGATCGCCGTCGAGACCCGGGACTCCGTCTTCACGTACACCGTCGACCGGACGCTCGGGCAGACCGGCGCCGGTGACAGCGGTGTCATCGCGGCCGTCCCGCGCAGCAATGTGAAGCCGTATCCCGGGTACAGCGAGGCCGGTTCCTATGTGACGCTCACCACCTGCACGCCCGAATTCACCTCCCGGTACCGGCTCGTCGTGTGGGGGAAGCTGACGGGCGTACGGGCGCGGTAG
- a CDS encoding SEC-C domain-containing protein, with translation MRPDTPADHITEAERLLRTAAQYPEDREPLLLQAAAHLELAGDRARATTLYDELLASPDLDHPHLVKALNAANLWEYGHEAEARAIIEGIRVVGPLDPAVWEIAAETLESHDELEAAHDYFTTALTLLLTPGEEVPYATQSLLIGRHRVRRLMGVAHDVWDELADAVHAAAVPLDELHDPKRLWSLGSSDPGELRAEIIRLRAELGTYRTALSRPFPVAVLHWPASELDELLAAYPVLRSEYPSHTDHLAALEAALRDLHAAGTPNLGIVTGTVPSYEAFAASEATSPADPDLLPQYATTLAARGRAIPWPPARSAPCWCGSGRAYRECHGTQ, from the coding sequence ATGCGCCCCGACACGCCTGCTGACCACATCACCGAAGCCGAGCGCCTGCTGCGCACCGCGGCGCAGTACCCCGAGGACCGCGAGCCACTGCTTCTCCAGGCCGCGGCCCATCTGGAGCTCGCCGGCGACCGCGCCCGTGCCACCACTCTCTACGACGAACTGCTCGCCTCCCCCGACCTCGACCACCCGCACCTGGTCAAGGCCCTGAACGCGGCCAACCTGTGGGAGTACGGCCACGAGGCCGAGGCCCGCGCGATCATCGAAGGCATCCGGGTCGTGGGCCCGCTCGACCCGGCGGTCTGGGAGATCGCGGCCGAGACCCTCGAATCGCACGACGAGCTGGAAGCGGCCCACGACTACTTCACGACCGCGCTGACGCTCCTGCTGACCCCGGGCGAGGAGGTCCCGTACGCCACGCAGTCGCTGCTGATCGGCCGCCACCGGGTGCGAAGGCTGATGGGCGTGGCGCACGACGTGTGGGACGAGCTGGCCGACGCCGTCCACGCGGCCGCCGTCCCACTGGACGAGTTGCACGACCCGAAGCGCCTGTGGTCGCTGGGCTCCTCGGACCCGGGCGAGCTCCGGGCCGAGATCATCCGCCTCCGCGCCGAACTGGGCACGTACCGCACCGCGCTGTCCCGCCCGTTCCCGGTGGCGGTGCTGCACTGGCCGGCCTCCGAACTCGACGAACTCCTCGCCGCGTACCCGGTCCTGCGCAGCGAGTACCCCTCCCACACCGACCACCTGGCCGCCCTGGAAGCCGCCCTCCGCGACCTCCACGCCGCGGGCACCCCGAACCTGGGCATCGTGACGGGCACGGTCCCCTCCTACGAAGCCTTCGCCGCCTCGGAAGCCACGTCCCCGGCCGACCCGGACCTCCTCCCCCAGTACGCCACCACCCTCGCCGCCCGCGGCCGGGCAATCCCCTGGCCCCCGGCCCGCAGTGCCCCGTGCTGGTGCGGCTCGGGACGCGCGTACCGGGAATGCCACGGAACGCAATAG
- a CDS encoding GNAT family N-acetyltransferase, translated as MPELQRLRADHAPALLAFERENRAFFAASIPDRGDDYFAHFEARHAALLAEQATGACHFHVLVAPTGEILGRFNLVDVADGSAALGFRMAEKATGQGLATTTVLQLCTLAATEYALTTLRAAATLTNTASRAVLTRTGFTPTGEDILLNGQPGTGYVRDLTRARESGGSTGREQWT; from the coding sequence ATGCCCGAACTCCAGCGCCTACGCGCCGATCACGCCCCGGCCCTGCTCGCGTTCGAGCGGGAGAACCGCGCCTTCTTCGCCGCATCGATACCGGACCGCGGGGACGACTACTTCGCCCACTTCGAGGCCCGGCACGCCGCCCTCCTCGCCGAACAGGCAACGGGCGCCTGCCACTTCCACGTCCTGGTGGCCCCCACCGGCGAGATCCTGGGCCGCTTCAACCTGGTGGACGTGGCGGACGGCTCCGCCGCCCTGGGCTTCCGCATGGCCGAAAAAGCCACCGGCCAGGGCCTGGCCACAACCACCGTCCTCCAACTCTGCACCCTGGCCGCCACGGAGTACGCCCTGACCACACTCCGCGCAGCCGCCACCCTCACCAACACAGCCTCCCGCGCAGTCCTGACCCGCACGGGCTTCACCCCCACCGGAGAAGACATCCTGTTGAACGGCCAACCGGGCACGGGCTATGTGCGGGACTTGACGAGGGCCCGGGAGTCGGGAGGCTCCACCGGAAGAGAGCAGTGGACCTGA
- a CDS encoding ATP-binding protein, with the protein MPPYQPSADWQFEIPTSGSKRLPPAARYVESLTHQGYGFEAAIADLVDNSIDAGARNVVVSFLRDDDRLVSLLVIDDGCGMNDESLDTAMTVGGREGYSETALGHFGAGLKAASLSHAESLTVISRTRRSPSTGRRWLTARAQADFTCDIVDPGYCQDLVDRYDGLIEWHGTIVRWDHVRAFDTVTVGQADRFLNDAIEKLETHLGLYLHRFLVGDDFNIDIVVEDVRTKEELDHRGVEPIDPFGYRVPGRAGYPRTYTAPVEGVGEVALTAHVWPPKSPLVSFRGIGPLAERQGFYIYRNDRLVQAGGWNSTRSAEGHLALARIAIDLPARPNEVFGLTVKKDGVTVTPAFARGLEQAVDDADHTFAEYVLEAQTTYREAAKRASEPQRKAVIPAGKGLDPRLKRTLRDELPELEGEDPVTFRWDTLPSEVFFELDRDERVIRLNKEYRQAFTGGRRGGLNDAPVVKSMLYLMANEIFQKERVRAVHTDNVALWNSVLVTAARCELAR; encoded by the coding sequence ATGCCGCCTTATCAGCCGTCCGCCGACTGGCAGTTCGAGATCCCGACCTCCGGCAGCAAGCGGCTCCCGCCTGCCGCCCGCTACGTCGAATCGCTGACACACCAGGGCTACGGCTTCGAGGCGGCCATCGCCGACCTCGTCGACAACTCCATCGACGCGGGCGCCCGGAACGTCGTCGTGAGCTTCCTGCGGGACGACGACCGGCTCGTCAGCCTGCTCGTCATCGACGACGGATGCGGCATGAACGACGAGTCCCTGGACACGGCCATGACGGTCGGCGGCCGCGAGGGGTACTCCGAAACGGCGCTCGGTCACTTCGGTGCGGGTCTCAAGGCCGCCTCCCTCTCCCACGCCGAATCGCTCACCGTCATCAGCCGGACCAGGCGCAGCCCGTCGACCGGCCGCCGCTGGCTGACCGCGCGCGCCCAGGCCGACTTCACCTGCGACATCGTCGACCCGGGCTACTGCCAGGACCTCGTCGACCGCTACGACGGACTGATCGAGTGGCACGGCACGATCGTCCGCTGGGACCACGTCCGCGCCTTCGACACCGTCACCGTCGGCCAGGCCGATCGCTTCCTCAACGACGCGATCGAGAAGCTGGAGACCCATCTCGGGCTCTATCTGCACCGTTTCCTCGTCGGCGACGACTTCAACATCGACATCGTCGTCGAGGACGTACGGACCAAGGAGGAGCTGGACCACCGCGGTGTCGAGCCGATCGACCCGTTCGGCTACCGCGTGCCCGGCCGGGCCGGCTACCCCCGTACGTACACCGCACCGGTCGAGGGCGTCGGCGAAGTGGCGCTGACCGCTCATGTCTGGCCGCCGAAGTCGCCCCTGGTCAGCTTCCGCGGCATCGGTCCGCTCGCCGAACGCCAGGGGTTCTACATCTACCGCAACGACCGCCTCGTCCAGGCGGGCGGCTGGAACAGTACCCGCAGCGCGGAGGGCCACCTCGCCCTCGCCCGTATCGCGATCGACCTTCCGGCCCGGCCCAACGAGGTCTTCGGCCTCACGGTCAAGAAGGACGGCGTGACGGTCACCCCGGCCTTCGCACGCGGGCTGGAGCAGGCCGTGGACGACGCGGATCACACCTTCGCCGAGTACGTCCTGGAGGCGCAGACGACGTACCGGGAAGCGGCCAAGCGCGCCTCCGAGCCGCAGCGCAAGGCGGTGATTCCCGCAGGAAAGGGGCTCGACCCGCGCCTCAAGCGCACGTTGCGTGACGAACTGCCGGAGCTGGAGGGCGAGGACCCCGTGACGTTCCGATGGGACACGCTGCCGTCCGAGGTGTTCTTCGAACTCGACCGTGACGAGCGGGTGATCAGGCTCAACAAGGAGTACCGGCAGGCCTTCACCGGCGGCCGTCGCGGGGGGCTGAACGACGCCCCGGTCGTGAAGAGCATGCTCTATCTGATGGCCAACGAGATCTTCCAGAAGGAGCGCGTCCGGGCAGTGCACACCGACAACGTCGCCCTGTGGAACAGCGTCCTGGTGACAGCCGCCCGCTGCGAACTGGCCCGCTGA
- a CDS encoding NaeI family type II restriction endonuclease has protein sequence MLVHQHLMALDPAGVRFARVLRDTIDQLLNGEVTGRYDWSTLFKTEKTHAGTLVEINLQREFEFADGIDMDYRIEGIDVDCKYSQKFGSWMIPPEAQGHLCLLVWADDYQSRWSAGLLRIKREWLNGGTNRDLKFTIKAEHRNKITWLWKDEALPENVLLHLDPATRARILIPGKQKGQARVRELFRSVHGKRIGRGVVRTAAQQLDYMARVREGDKGRARPALRPKGIIILGDYQSHQAVARALGGPVPHEGEFVAHRVIRARPEHSNRPQAEIAGEYWVVAQPGEASDDAAPRLPEAQKSRARPEHE, from the coding sequence ATGTTGGTTCACCAGCACTTGATGGCGCTCGACCCTGCGGGAGTACGCTTCGCCCGCGTGCTGCGTGACACTATTGACCAGTTGTTGAATGGTGAAGTAACTGGCCGGTATGACTGGAGCACCCTCTTCAAGACAGAGAAAACACACGCGGGAACCCTCGTTGAGATCAACCTGCAGCGTGAGTTCGAGTTCGCGGACGGCATCGACATGGATTACCGCATAGAGGGAATCGACGTCGACTGCAAGTACTCGCAAAAGTTTGGCTCCTGGATGATTCCGCCCGAGGCACAGGGTCACCTGTGCCTGCTTGTCTGGGCGGATGACTACCAGAGCCGCTGGAGTGCCGGGCTGCTGCGCATCAAGCGCGAGTGGCTCAACGGCGGAACTAACCGGGACTTGAAGTTCACCATCAAGGCGGAGCACCGGAACAAGATCACTTGGCTCTGGAAGGACGAAGCCCTTCCGGAGAACGTGCTGCTCCACCTTGACCCAGCGACCCGGGCCCGCATCCTGATCCCGGGAAAGCAGAAGGGCCAAGCCCGTGTCCGCGAGTTGTTCCGTTCCGTGCACGGCAAGCGAATCGGCCGCGGCGTGGTGCGAACCGCGGCTCAGCAGCTCGACTACATGGCGCGGGTCCGTGAGGGGGACAAGGGGCGCGCACGTCCTGCCCTTCGCCCGAAGGGGATCATCATCCTGGGCGACTACCAGTCACACCAGGCGGTAGCCCGCGCCCTCGGCGGCCCAGTGCCGCATGAAGGGGAGTTCGTCGCCCACCGAGTTATCCGCGCCCGGCCGGAGCACAGCAACCGCCCACAAGCAGAGATTGCCGGGGAGTACTGGGTTGTGGCCCAGCCTGGTGAAGCATCAGATGATGCAGCACCACGGCTGCCCGAGGCCCAGAAAAGCAGGGCCAGGCCGGAACACGAGTGA
- a CDS encoding PIN-like domain-containing protein → MVSPEGEYPLIRQYRDWIQNGPSEKDPDRATFFTDGIVVLDTNVLLSLYEYTPTAREQVLKALQSVQQRLWLPHQVGLEFVQNRFRIITGRKKALDDAQRSLQNKLRDAKTAIKDARSFTQDLLIKYAQDTEASRELDTEMSNKAIEELLSGWSATLEAQVKRLREYDISISPGGQGDPVLSQVAALFGDRVAVPPDAAETRRRVEEASSYRFPNLIPPGFKDAGKGTALASSGDFLLWEETIGYMADSTKRSRLLFVSNDTKEDWYQPQGEGRSVSRPWPSLASELRQRTGAELRIETPGDFYRGVNRFLDAEIAEATYAEIDRAAVSTVETVVTEQSAIRTQAPPGLVAAAFDAAGLDESLVENIGDGSSRLIFIWWLIGVTAQLERRPRLADEPDVSLAPATRSAAKPDPDWVPGLSLHLGEWPYRSSSWIAPWFAESVNCSSRRDRKILQVLAAQQLAFELADQG, encoded by the coding sequence GTGGTCAGCCCTGAGGGCGAGTACCCGTTGATCAGGCAGTACCGGGACTGGATTCAGAACGGTCCGTCTGAGAAGGATCCAGACCGCGCCACCTTCTTCACGGACGGAATCGTCGTTCTTGACACAAACGTCCTGCTCAGCCTGTACGAGTACACCCCTACCGCACGCGAGCAGGTACTGAAAGCTCTCCAGAGTGTGCAGCAACGCCTTTGGCTCCCACACCAGGTTGGACTGGAGTTCGTCCAGAACCGGTTTCGTATCATCACTGGCAGGAAAAAGGCGCTTGACGATGCCCAGCGTTCCCTCCAGAACAAACTCCGCGACGCGAAAACGGCAATCAAGGACGCACGCTCGTTCACTCAAGATCTGCTGATCAAGTACGCACAGGACACCGAGGCCAGCCGCGAGCTTGACACCGAAATGTCAAACAAGGCCATCGAAGAGCTGCTCAGCGGATGGAGTGCAACGCTCGAAGCACAGGTCAAGCGGCTCAGAGAGTACGACATCTCCATATCGCCAGGTGGCCAAGGCGATCCCGTGCTCTCCCAAGTGGCTGCCCTGTTCGGCGATAGGGTTGCGGTCCCTCCAGATGCTGCGGAGACCCGGCGGCGCGTCGAAGAGGCCTCGTCATACAGATTCCCCAACCTCATCCCTCCCGGCTTTAAAGATGCAGGGAAAGGGACCGCTCTGGCATCATCTGGCGATTTCCTTCTCTGGGAGGAAACCATCGGTTACATGGCAGACTCAACAAAGCGCTCTCGCCTGCTCTTTGTCTCCAACGACACGAAGGAAGACTGGTATCAGCCGCAGGGAGAAGGCCGGAGTGTCTCGCGTCCCTGGCCCTCCTTGGCAAGTGAGCTGAGGCAGCGCACAGGCGCTGAGCTGCGGATCGAGACACCGGGGGACTTTTACCGCGGAGTGAACCGATTCCTCGACGCAGAAATCGCCGAGGCCACTTACGCAGAAATCGACCGCGCCGCTGTGAGCACTGTCGAGACGGTCGTCACAGAGCAGAGCGCCATCCGCACACAGGCTCCGCCTGGCCTTGTCGCCGCGGCCTTCGATGCAGCAGGTCTGGACGAGTCATTGGTAGAGAATATCGGTGATGGTTCCTCACGCCTGATCTTCATCTGGTGGCTGATCGGCGTCACGGCACAATTGGAGCGGCGTCCGCGCCTCGCCGATGAACCAGACGTCTCACTCGCGCCAGCAACTCGCTCAGCGGCAAAGCCGGATCCGGACTGGGTGCCTGGGCTCAGTCTCCATCTCGGCGAGTGGCCGTACAGGAGCTCATCGTGGATCGCCCCATGGTTCGCAGAGTCCGTCAACTGCTCATCTCGGCGTGACAGAAAAATCTTGCAGGTGCTCGCTGCCCAGCAGCTAGCCTTCGAGCTGGCAGATCAGGGCTAA
- a CDS encoding very short patch repair endonuclease, with protein MDSDSRWEPPEGSWASSAARRRNMQAIRSRDTKPELLVRRLLHAQGLRYRVAAKPLPELRRTADIVFRPAKLAVFIDGCYWHGCPDHYVSPKTNSGYWSDKVMRNVTRDRDTDERLREAGWTVLRFWEHESPNDCALAIAAAVSRLRDDRR; from the coding sequence ATGGATAGCGATAGCCGCTGGGAACCGCCAGAAGGCTCCTGGGCCTCGTCGGCCGCCCGGCGTCGGAACATGCAGGCGATCAGAAGCAGAGACACCAAGCCGGAGCTCCTGGTCCGGAGGCTTCTGCACGCGCAGGGATTGCGTTACCGAGTAGCGGCCAAGCCGCTGCCAGAGCTTCGCCGGACGGCAGACATTGTCTTCCGTCCGGCGAAGCTTGCAGTGTTCATTGACGGCTGCTACTGGCACGGCTGCCCGGACCACTACGTCTCTCCGAAGACCAATTCCGGCTACTGGTCCGACAAGGTCATGCGGAACGTGACCCGGGACCGAGACACAGACGAACGCCTCCGTGAAGCTGGGTGGACCGTGCTCCGGTTCTGGGAGCATGAGTCACCCAACGACTGCGCCCTTGCGATCGCCGCTGCGGTCAGTCGGCTCCGGGATGACAGGCGCTGA
- a CDS encoding DNA cytosine methyltransferase, whose amino-acid sequence MTSTKREFTSVEICAGAGGQALGLHNALFRHLALIEIDMHAVATLKENVEGNAEWEGCKVKQADLTQLKPLDLRLELGLQAGDLDLLAGGVPCPPFSIAGKQLGRDDERDLFPTMLDLVEELEPKAVMIENVRGLLEPKEKFQGYREELLERLESLGYEKCYWEVLEAKNYGVPQLRPRAILVAMKKAYTPFFANTKPEKRPLVTVGEALEPTMRKRFDDVDDPRAEKVFQRWLIQASKGVAPTLVGGSKKHGGADLGPTRAKKAWEALGVCGLGVANNVKDMERLESQDRDLFAKAGPKLTVTQAAIIQGFPETWKFSGKKTAAYRQVGNAFPPPVAQAVGEQIIAALKAAREAKVVASVRQERVLTSERDSELLFKLADLSAPVIPEPTDRSGDRKGAVVG is encoded by the coding sequence ATGACCAGCACCAAGAGGGAGTTCACCTCGGTAGAGATCTGCGCCGGGGCGGGCGGGCAGGCGTTGGGCCTGCATAACGCACTGTTCAGGCACCTTGCGCTGATCGAGATCGACATGCATGCGGTAGCCACCCTCAAGGAAAACGTGGAGGGGAACGCGGAGTGGGAGGGCTGCAAGGTCAAGCAGGCTGACTTGACGCAGCTCAAGCCGCTCGATCTGAGGCTGGAGCTGGGGCTGCAAGCGGGGGATCTTGACCTGCTTGCCGGCGGTGTCCCCTGCCCTCCGTTCTCCATTGCAGGCAAGCAGCTGGGACGGGACGACGAGAGGGACTTGTTCCCGACCATGCTCGATCTGGTCGAGGAGCTTGAACCAAAGGCCGTCATGATTGAGAACGTCCGTGGTCTCCTTGAGCCGAAGGAGAAGTTCCAGGGGTACCGGGAAGAACTTCTTGAGCGTCTTGAGTCCCTGGGCTATGAGAAGTGCTACTGGGAAGTTCTGGAAGCCAAGAATTACGGAGTTCCCCAGCTCCGCCCGCGCGCCATTCTGGTGGCGATGAAGAAGGCCTACACTCCGTTCTTCGCCAACACGAAGCCAGAAAAAAGGCCGCTCGTCACTGTGGGGGAGGCGCTGGAACCGACTATGAGAAAGCGCTTCGACGACGTAGATGACCCGCGGGCCGAGAAGGTATTCCAGAGGTGGCTGATTCAGGCATCGAAGGGTGTCGCGCCCACGCTCGTTGGAGGCTCCAAGAAGCACGGCGGTGCTGACCTCGGCCCCACGCGGGCCAAGAAGGCGTGGGAAGCGCTGGGTGTATGCGGGCTTGGCGTTGCGAACAACGTAAAGGACATGGAGCGGCTGGAAAGCCAAGACCGCGATCTCTTCGCCAAGGCCGGGCCAAAGCTCACAGTGACGCAGGCAGCCATCATCCAGGGCTTCCCGGAGACCTGGAAGTTCTCAGGCAAGAAGACCGCTGCATACCGGCAAGTGGGGAACGCCTTCCCCCCGCCGGTCGCTCAAGCAGTGGGGGAACAGATCATCGCTGCCCTCAAAGCGGCTCGCGAGGCCAAGGTCGTAGCCTCGGTGCGGCAAGAACGGGTCCTGACCAGCGAACGCGACAGCGAGTTGTTGTTCAAACTGGCCGACCTCTCAGCGCCTGTCATCCCGGAGCCGACTGACCGCAGCGGCGATCGCAAGGGCGCAGTCGTTGGGTGA